The genomic interval AACCTGAAGTTGTAGATGTGGCTACGTTCTTAACAGGAATGGGTGCAAAAATTAAAGGTGCCGGTACAAGCACAATTAAAATTACTGGTGTACAGCATTTACATGGTGTTTCACATCAAATCATCCCAGATCGTATTGAAGCGGGTACTTATATGTGTATGGCTGCAGCTTGCGGTACGGAAGTTGAATTAGAAAATATTATCCCTAAACATATCGAACCTTTAACTGTGAAGCTTCGTGAATTAGGTGCAGATGTTGAAATCAACGATGATAGCGCAGTGATAAGAAGTAAAAAACCTTATGAAAGCGTAAATATCAAAACATTAGTTTATCCTGGATTTGCGACAGACTTGCAACAACCTATTACACCATTATTGTTCTTAGCAGATGGGCCTTCATTTGTGACAGATACAATTTACCCAGAGCGTTTTAAACACATCGATGAACTTCAAAAAATGGGCGGTAATATCCATGTTGATCGAGGTACAGCTACAATTAAACCTTCTCAATTGCATGGTGCTTCTGTTTATGCAAGCGACTTGCGCGCAGGTGCTTGTTTGATGGTTGCAGGTTTGATTGCTGAAGGCGAAACTACAATTTATAATGTGAACCACATTTATAGAGGCTATACAAATATTGTAGAAAATTTAAAATCACTTGGGGCAGACATTTGGAGTGAAAAACTCTAAAAAATGTGATATACTTTGTATACTAAAACGAAACATGATTGTTTATCATGGAGAGGTGATTTAAATGGAAGTATGTCCTTATTTAGAAGAAACATTTAAAATCATCGGTAGAAGTTGGAATGGATTAATTATTAACTATCTCTCAAGATGTCCCGAAAATTCAGCACATTTCAGTGACATGAAAAAAGATTTAAAACCTATTACGCCTCGTGCGTTAAGTTTGAAATTAACTGAATTGATGGATTGGAATTTAGTTGAAAAAAATATAATTTCAAAAGCACCACTCTCAATTGTTTATCAGCTTACTGATAAAGGTGAGGCTTTGGCTAAAGCTTTAATACCGATGGAAGAATGGGCTCAAAAATATGTAGAACTTGAAAACAATCAAGTGGAAGTATAAATCAAAAACAGTATGTTCATAATATGAATGTACTGTTTTTGTTTTGAGCAGATTCGTTTAAAATTCATAAATTCCGGTTAGAATATAAATATAAGTCGTATTTCCTAAGGAGTGACTATAATTGAGAATTCAAACTAAACAATATATCAATGGCGAATGGGTAGATAGTACAAGCGGTGAAACACTTGATGTTATTAACCCTGCCAATGAAGAAGTATTAGGCCAAATTGCAAAAGGCAATAAAGAAGATGTAGATAAAGCAGTAGATGCTGCAAACGATGTTTACCTTGAATTCCGTCACAGTAGTGCAGAATTTAGAAGAGATTTATTAGATAAAATTGTACAAGAGTATAAAAATAGAAAAGATGACATTATAGAGGCTATTACTGATGAATTAGGTTCACCTCTTGAAATTTCTAAAAATGTTCATTATGAAATGGGACTTGCTCACTTTACTGAAGCAAGAGATGCATTAGATAAATTTGAATTTGAAGAAAAACGCGGTGATGATTTAGTTGTGAAAGAAGCAATTGGTGTAGCAGGATTAATCACACCTTGGAACTTCCCAACTAATCAAACATCATTAAAATTAGCAGCTGCATTCGCAGCAGGTTCTCCAGTTGTATTGAAACCTTCTGAAATGACACCGTTTGCTGCAATTATTTTAGCAGAAATCTTCGACAAAGTTGGCGTACCGAAAGGTGTCTTCAACTTAGTAAATGGTGATGGCGAAG from Staphylococcus condimenti carries:
- a CDS encoding UDP-N-acetylglucosamine 1-carboxyvinyltransferase codes for the protein MAQEVIKIRGGQPLNGKIKINGAKNSAVAIIPAALLAEDVVTLEGLPQISDVETLVSLLGDLNIKTELDHTNLKVDPTEIQNASLPNHKVESLRASYYMMGAMLGRFKKCVIGLPGGCPLGPRPIDQHIKGFKALGAKIDESSPTSMKIEADELKGANIFLDMVSVGATINIMLAAVRAEGQTVIENAAKEPEVVDVATFLTGMGAKIKGAGTSTIKITGVQHLHGVSHQIIPDRIEAGTYMCMAAACGTEVELENIIPKHIEPLTVKLRELGADVEINDDSAVIRSKKPYESVNIKTLVYPGFATDLQQPITPLLFLADGPSFVTDTIYPERFKHIDELQKMGGNIHVDRGTATIKPSQLHGASVYASDLRAGACLMVAGLIAEGETTIYNVNHIYRGYTNIVENLKSLGADIWSEKL
- a CDS encoding winged helix-turn-helix transcriptional regulator gives rise to the protein MEVCPYLEETFKIIGRSWNGLIINYLSRCPENSAHFSDMKKDLKPITPRALSLKLTELMDWNLVEKNIISKAPLSIVYQLTDKGEALAKALIPMEEWAQKYVELENNQVEV